The Pseudolabrys sp. FHR47 genome contains a region encoding:
- a CDS encoding glycosyltransferase family 39 protein — protein MTASRLASLSAAIETAPRRALVAVLALHVLVWTALPTLLYPNLPLDLIEALTYGREWQLGYDKLPPLPWWLVEIAWRMAGHDFAYYLLAQIAVVTALAFVYAAARPVVGTAGALAAVLIVDGLHYLNYTAAKFNHDVIQLPFWALAGYALHRGLRHGRLTYWLLLGLAVGLSLWAKYFVVVLVAPMVAFALIDKDARKALMTPGPYAAAIVALVIATPHLIWLVKNDFLPFAYAEHRAVLPRGWYDHLWHPLKFAVGQLGFMIPALIIALPLFWPRKTDGETPLATPADDFDRRIVAWLAFGPIATVLLLGVISGRGAIAMWGYPLWLFLGLWLVLYARRMIADERLARIVITWTIVFAALAGAFIVNYEILPRFDHRYRAVFFPGEALAREITARTRAITGQAPVYVIGSMWDGGNIGHYARSRPRVLIDGKPERAPWIDLNDLRARGAVIVWTDADTTVVPPMYRTVAPDAAVQPSFTLPYRRGPGRVEIGWAILLPKPSFAMK, from the coding sequence ATGACGGCATCCCGCCTCGCCTCACTGTCGGCCGCCATCGAAACGGCACCTCGCCGCGCGCTGGTGGCGGTCCTGGCCCTGCACGTGCTGGTGTGGACAGCACTGCCGACCCTTCTCTACCCGAACCTGCCGCTCGACCTGATCGAAGCCCTGACCTATGGCCGCGAATGGCAACTCGGTTATGACAAGCTCCCTCCGTTACCGTGGTGGCTGGTCGAGATCGCCTGGCGCATGGCCGGTCATGACTTCGCCTATTACCTCCTCGCCCAGATCGCGGTCGTCACGGCGCTGGCCTTCGTCTACGCCGCCGCCCGGCCTGTCGTGGGGACCGCCGGCGCGCTCGCCGCGGTACTGATCGTCGACGGTCTGCACTATCTCAATTACACCGCCGCCAAATTCAACCATGACGTGATCCAACTGCCGTTCTGGGCGTTGGCCGGCTACGCCCTGCATCGCGGCCTGCGCCACGGCCGCCTCACCTACTGGCTGCTGCTCGGTCTCGCCGTCGGTCTGTCGCTCTGGGCGAAATACTTCGTCGTCGTGCTCGTGGCGCCGATGGTCGCCTTCGCGCTGATCGACAAGGACGCGCGCAAGGCGCTGATGACGCCGGGTCCCTATGCGGCCGCCATTGTCGCGCTCGTCATCGCTACGCCGCATCTCATCTGGCTCGTCAAAAACGACTTCCTGCCCTTCGCCTATGCGGAGCACCGCGCGGTGCTGCCGCGCGGCTGGTACGACCACCTCTGGCATCCACTCAAATTCGCCGTCGGCCAACTCGGCTTCATGATCCCGGCGCTGATTATCGCGCTGCCCTTGTTCTGGCCGCGCAAGACGGACGGCGAAACACCGCTGGCCACGCCGGCTGACGATTTCGACCGCCGCATCGTCGCCTGGCTCGCCTTCGGCCCGATCGCCACCGTGCTGCTGCTCGGCGTCATCAGCGGCCGCGGCGCCATTGCGATGTGGGGCTATCCGCTGTGGCTGTTCCTCGGCCTGTGGCTGGTGCTGTATGCGCGGCGCATGATCGCGGACGAACGCCTGGCGCGCATCGTCATCACCTGGACCATCGTCTTTGCCGCGCTGGCCGGCGCCTTTATCGTCAATTACGAAATCCTGCCGCGCTTCGACCACCGCTATCGCGCGGTGTTCTTCCCCGGCGAAGCGCTGGCGCGCGAGATCACGGCGCGCACCCGCGCCATCACCGGTCAGGCGCCGGTCTACGTCATCGGCTCGATGTGGGATGGCGGCAATATCGGGCACTACGCGAGGAGCCGGCCGCGCGTCCTGATCGACGGCAAGCCGGAGCGCGCGCCGTGGATCGACCTCAACGACCTGCGTGCCCGCGGCGCCGTCATCGTCTGGACCGATGCCGACACCACCGTCGTGCCGCCGATGTACCGCACCGTCGCGCCCGACGCCGCCGTGCAGCCGTCTTTCACGCTGCCCTATCGCCGTGGGCCGGGCCGCGTCGAGATCGGCTGGGCGATCCTGCTGCCGAAGCCGTCGTTTGCGATGAAGTGA